The Paenibacillus uliginis N3/975 genome has a window encoding:
- a CDS encoding cache domain-containing sensor histidine kinase gives MNLRNKLFTAFLGLIIIPLLVLGLFTFFVTYNSIEKKYSQQAEYSLKAISYSILNVFDEMEKVTDTGIVSSVFTTALKADDPASQDFITNAEQLNLNASQRNFRNMLYNHPAISYAFLYNMNKRSSHVPIFTKEDFGAMPFIDFQKSHFYEEVVKLNGVPKWIAPHEYPELTGKESVFTQIRLVKNMETFRKEGILVVQIKRLEFERIFRNLTLPNNLQDTSFLLVNDEGLILFDPKEHSDGQNMNAFMDRGIDYGSEYQSFKSKFDGEESVISIHKLEGYPWSLVSVTNWASLSQEVTAFAKWFIVILGLCLVTAVAFNKFFMNRITGTIAIIVRFMRRVEDGDLSARVEEKGEDELLLLSRGFNDLMDRINRLFDQIRDEQRLKTEAHMRVLQAQIKPHFLFNTLESINVLAVQNEGRKVSEMVCRLASILRISIQDREEITLEEEIKHLKSYLEIQKFRFEDVFDYEIDIPKELLSCRIMKLTLQPLVENSIQHGFEGIDYTGMLVIKAWSERGNLIVHVEDNGLGMTSQQLSLFEYMVPEEKESPQSGEGDLKLNQERRGLGLRSVADRIRIQYGDVYGLFICSSQPGGTVIHCVIPNYGGGEGQHA, from the coding sequence ATGAACCTGAGGAACAAGTTATTCACGGCTTTTTTGGGACTAATAATCATTCCTTTGCTTGTACTGGGTTTGTTCACTTTCTTCGTAACTTATAATTCTATCGAGAAAAAATACAGTCAACAGGCAGAGTATTCCTTAAAGGCAATCAGTTACAGCATACTGAACGTATTTGATGAGATGGAAAAAGTGACCGATACGGGGATCGTATCTTCGGTATTTACAACAGCATTAAAAGCCGACGATCCCGCTTCTCAGGACTTTATTACCAATGCAGAGCAGTTGAATCTGAATGCGAGTCAGCGGAATTTCCGTAACATGTTATATAATCACCCGGCGATCAGTTATGCATTTTTGTACAATATGAACAAAAGATCGAGCCATGTTCCGATCTTCACTAAGGAGGACTTTGGTGCGATGCCGTTCATTGATTTCCAAAAAAGCCACTTCTATGAGGAAGTGGTTAAACTGAACGGCGTCCCCAAGTGGATCGCACCGCATGAATACCCGGAGTTAACCGGAAAAGAATCTGTATTTACGCAAATCCGTCTTGTGAAAAACATGGAGACGTTCCGAAAAGAGGGAATTCTCGTTGTTCAGATTAAGCGGCTTGAATTTGAACGGATATTTCGGAATTTAACGCTGCCGAACAATCTTCAGGATACGTCATTTTTACTTGTCAATGATGAAGGGCTGATTCTGTTTGATCCGAAGGAACACAGTGACGGGCAAAATATGAACGCTTTCATGGATAGAGGGATCGATTACGGTTCAGAGTATCAGAGCTTTAAATCCAAGTTTGACGGCGAAGAGAGCGTCATTTCGATTCATAAGCTGGAAGGTTACCCTTGGAGTCTGGTTTCTGTAACGAACTGGGCCTCCCTTTCTCAGGAGGTTACCGCATTCGCCAAGTGGTTTATCGTCATTCTCGGTCTCTGCCTTGTTACCGCAGTTGCGTTCAATAAATTTTTCATGAACCGTATTACTGGCACAATTGCGATTATTGTTCGCTTTATGCGGCGTGTGGAAGACGGAGATTTAAGCGCCAGAGTAGAAGAGAAGGGGGAGGACGAGCTGCTTCTCTTATCCAGGGGCTTTAATGATCTTATGGATCGGATCAACCGGTTGTTCGATCAGATTCGCGATGAACAGCGCTTGAAGACGGAGGCGCATATGCGGGTGCTGCAAGCTCAGATTAAGCCGCACTTCCTATTTAATACACTGGAGTCCATTAATGTCCTTGCTGTCCAGAATGAAGGCCGCAAAGTCAGTGAGATGGTGTGCCGTCTAGCCAGTATTTTACGGATCAGCATTCAGGACAGGGAAGAAATTACACTTGAAGAAGAGATCAAGCATCTGAAAAGCTACTTGGAGATTCAGAAGTTCCGTTTCGAAGACGTGTTCGACTACGAAATTGATATTCCAAAAGAATTGTTGTCCTGTCGTATCATGAAGCTGACACTTCAGCCGCTGGTAGAGAACAGCATTCAGCACGGTTTTGAAGGAATTGATTATACGGGCATGCTTGTTATCAAGGCATGGAGTGAACGCGGCAATCTGATTGTACATGTAGAGGATAACGGGCTTGGTATGACTTCCCAGCAACTCTCATTGTTTGAATATATGGTACCGGAAGAGAAAGAGTCACCACAATCAGGAGAGGGAGATTTGAAACTGAATCAGGAACGGCGTGGACTTGGGTTGCGGAGTGTTGCCGATCGAATTCGAATCCAGTATGGAGACGTCTACGGATTGTTTATATGCTCAAGCCAGCCTGGAGGTACGGTTATACATTGTGTCATACCCAATTACGGTGGGGGGGAAGGACAGCATGCTTAA
- a CDS encoding carbohydrate ABC transporter permease: protein MRPVKKLIPHIFLMAYMLVILYPFLFVLFSSVKTDNQAIASNPFGLPDTFILDNYVNAWVNAKISTYFLNSLYIGILSACLSILFAAMLAFAVTRMRYNRISAIIFQLILIGMLIPNNSLLLPIYGIMKKLDILNTHMALILPYIANAIPFSVIILAAFMRSIPGEIEEAAVIDGLRSGGLFAKIILPLTVPAIVTVFIINFLGNWNEFLLANYFLSNDELRTLPVGMVGFRDAYNTNYAQMSAGIVFSVMPVLIIYAILQEKIIEGVTAGSVKG, encoded by the coding sequence ATGAGACCAGTCAAAAAATTGATCCCGCACATTTTTCTAATGGCTTACATGCTCGTCATATTATATCCTTTTCTGTTCGTTCTTTTTTCTTCAGTTAAAACAGATAATCAGGCGATCGCTTCAAATCCGTTCGGATTACCAGACACATTCATACTAGACAACTATGTGAATGCATGGGTGAACGCCAAAATTAGCACCTATTTCTTAAACAGCTTGTATATTGGAATACTGTCCGCTTGTTTATCGATTCTGTTTGCAGCAATGCTGGCCTTTGCGGTCACGCGAATGAGATATAACCGCATCAGCGCTATTATTTTTCAACTCATTCTGATTGGTATGCTCATTCCCAATAATTCACTACTTCTACCGATTTATGGCATAATGAAAAAATTGGATATTCTGAACACCCATATGGCACTCATTCTGCCTTATATCGCCAATGCCATACCATTCTCTGTCATTATTCTCGCGGCATTCATGCGTTCCATTCCGGGAGAAATTGAAGAAGCAGCTGTGATTGATGGATTGAGGTCAGGAGGTTTGTTTGCTAAGATTATATTACCTCTAACTGTTCCAGCCATCGTTACGGTGTTCATTATTAACTTCCTCGGCAATTGGAACGAGTTCCTATTAGCCAACTACTTTTTATCCAACGATGAACTGAGAACATTGCCTGTCGGTATGGTCGGATTCCGGGATGCTTATAACACGAACTACGCGCAGATGTCTGCTGGAATTGTGTTCAGTGTCATGCCGGTCCTGATCATTTATGCTATCCTTCAAGAGAAAATTATTGAGGGCGTTACCGCCGGCAGCGTTAAGGGATAA